A single region of the Candidatus Cloacimonadaceae bacterium genome encodes:
- a CDS encoding S41 family peptidase has translation MPTPQTAAERLSNIRNPSASGNRPSIVLVDERSFSDGEIFPILYQELKLGKVVGIPSSGAVIGTWEYQLLDGSSMRMPGSGWYKLDGTNMEGSGAMPDIIVENSPNDIISERDNQLIRTIEEIIRDLKPKR, from the coding sequence ATGCCTACTCCTCAAACCGCCGCAGAGCGTTTGAGCAATATCCGGAACCCTTCCGCGTCTGGGAATCGTCCCTCAATCGTTTTGGTGGACGAACGCTCCTTCTCGGATGGCGAGATATTCCCCATCCTCTATCAAGAGCTCAAGCTCGGAAAGGTGGTCGGTATTCCATCCAGCGGAGCCGTGATTGGCACCTGGGAATATCAGCTTCTGGACGGATCTTCGATGCGTATGCCCGGTTCAGGATGGTATAAACTGGACGGAACGAACATGGAAGGCAGCGGTGCCATGCCGGATATTATCGTTGAAAACAGCCCGAACGACATCATCTCCGAACGCGACAATCAACTCATCCGTACGATCGAAGAGATCATACGGGATCTGAAGCCAAAGCGCTAA
- a CDS encoding tetratricopeptide repeat protein, with protein sequence MNDIELGNLILRAEALMKSNWLHGYHLLLQAAQEHPDDPRGWLSLGDFYHGRSRHEEAIKAYQSALRLQPKDNQLQTVIGNCYFAMGDYRIAIIYYDQVINPSPEVGYNKALALAYQGKHRESIAIMKDLLDLIDNNPFIYFLLVEQLLRVSDYAAAQRYLKKAEARIGKHKHIMLLKAITYAKQEIWLTAYHAFNEYMQSGSLQLADHMLTFALCALNIGMPNRSIEILESAVLENPYKSQLYEELVRLLIAQNKRARAREVLKIANDKLSSMNPVLKLLQARLGTEYED encoded by the coding sequence ATGAATGATATCGAACTCGGCAACCTGATTCTGAGGGCGGAAGCCCTGATGAAAAGCAATTGGCTGCATGGCTATCATCTATTGCTGCAGGCAGCCCAGGAGCATCCTGACGACCCGCGCGGCTGGCTCAGTCTGGGTGATTTCTATCACGGCAGAAGCCGCCACGAGGAAGCCATCAAAGCATATCAATCCGCGTTGAGGCTGCAACCGAAAGATAATCAACTGCAAACTGTGATCGGCAATTGCTATTTCGCGATGGGGGATTATCGCATCGCTATCATATACTATGATCAGGTCATAAACCCCAGCCCCGAAGTCGGCTACAACAAAGCGCTGGCACTGGCATACCAAGGCAAGCATCGCGAAAGCATCGCTATCATGAAGGATTTGCTCGATCTGATCGACAACAATCCCTTCATCTATTTCCTGCTGGTCGAACAGCTTTTGCGCGTGAGTGATTATGCCGCCGCTCAGCGCTACCTGAAAAAAGCCGAAGCCCGCATCGGAAAGCACAAACATATCATGCTGCTCAAAGCCATCACCTACGCCAAGCAGGAGATATGGCTCACCGCCTACCACGCCTTCAATGAATATATGCAAAGCGGCAGCCTCCAACTGGCGGATCACATGCTCACCTTTGCGCTCTGCGCGCTGAATATCGGTATGCCAAACCGCAGCATCGAGATCTTGGAAAGTGCAGTGCTGGAAAATCCCTACAAAAGCCAGCTCTATGAAGAACTGGTGCGCCTGCTGATCGCCCAGAATAAACGCGCCCGCGCCAGAGAGGTTTTGAAGATCGCCAATGATAAACTCAGCTCGATGAATCCCGTTCTCAAACTCCTGCAGGCAAGGCTTGGAACGGAATACGAGGATTAA
- the manA gene encoding mannose-6-phosphate isomerase, class I — MIYRMLNPLLPYDWGSSSYIQNLLGRKDLEGKPVAEMWLGAHPKAPSSVIPAKAGTGKGIHPTPKNLPSLIAADPQKHLGRRHDLFSDRLPFLLKILAARMPLSIQAHPNLKQAREGFKRENLQGIHLDAQERNYKDDNHKPELICALTPFLALCGFRAYEEIIANFRVLHLESVFRCFADFVEAPNPGALQNLFIAMLFSEGQTRKDHINRLLRALYLSTDEALNACIHRLAEHFPDDIGIYAPLFLNLIELKPAEAMYLEAGVLHAYLEGAGIEIMANSDNVLRGGLTPKHIDLQELARVVSFHPYSPSLIGNEAGNHKITDYDCPATEFHLQRLSLSEDEEYTLEDIDLPRILLCMDGTCICKANDLSVFLTAGQSIFVPADNKSLLVKGGATLFIASPSLQ, encoded by the coding sequence ATGATCTATCGGATGCTCAATCCCCTGTTGCCTTATGACTGGGGGTCGTCAAGCTATATTCAAAACCTGTTGGGACGAAAGGATTTGGAGGGAAAACCCGTTGCTGAAATGTGGCTGGGCGCGCATCCCAAAGCGCCTTCATCCGTCATTCCAGCGAAGGCTGGAACTGGAAAGGGAATCCATCCAACCCCAAAAAACCTTCCATCCCTCATCGCCGCAGACCCTCAAAAGCATCTGGGAAGAAGGCACGACCTCTTCTCAGACCGCCTTCCCTTCCTGCTCAAAATCCTCGCGGCAAGAATGCCGCTTTCGATCCAGGCACATCCCAATCTCAAACAGGCGCGTGAGGGATTCAAGCGGGAAAACCTGCAAGGCATCCACCTCGACGCCCAAGAGCGCAACTATAAGGACGACAACCACAAGCCGGAACTGATCTGCGCTCTCACTCCCTTTCTGGCGTTGTGCGGATTCAGAGCCTATGAAGAGATCATCGCCAATTTCCGCGTCCTGCATCTGGAATCCGTCTTCCGCTGCTTTGCCGATTTCGTGGAAGCTCCAAACCCCGGCGCTCTGCAAAATCTCTTTATCGCCATGCTCTTTAGCGAAGGTCAAACCCGCAAAGACCACATCAACAGACTACTCCGGGCTTTATACCTTTCCACCGATGAAGCCTTGAACGCCTGCATTCATCGATTGGCAGAACATTTTCCCGATGACATCGGCATCTATGCTCCTCTCTTTTTGAACCTTATCGAGCTCAAACCAGCAGAGGCGATGTATCTCGAAGCGGGTGTCCTGCATGCTTATCTTGAGGGAGCGGGTATCGAGATCATGGCAAATTCGGACAATGTTCTCCGTGGTGGTCTCACACCCAAACATATTGATCTGCAAGAACTTGCGCGCGTTGTCAGCTTCCATCCATACTCACCATCTCTCATTGGAAATGAAGCGGGAAACCACAAGATCACCGATTACGATTGTCCCGCAACCGAATTTCATCTCCAGCGCCTGAGCTTGTCCGAAGATGAAGAATACACTTTGGAAGACATCGATTTACCCAGAATCCTGCTCTGCATGGATGGAACCTGCATTTGCAAAGCCAATGATCTGAGCGTATTTCTCACTGCCGGTCAATCCATCTTCGTACCCGCGGACAACAAATCCCTTTTGGTAAAAGGCGGCGCCACTCTCTTCATTGCCTCCCCAAG